A genomic window from Chitinophaga pollutisoli includes:
- a CDS encoding sialidase family protein, translating to MKFIHKLLALSLITPLAWACNDDPEKIFPKIEPPSSVLPYVFQQGAEGYSCFRIPAIIMTKSGDLLAFAEGRKNDCSDEGDIDLVMKRSLDSGKTWSKLQVIWSDADNTCGNPAPVVDQRTGTIRLLMTWNYGHDDIGMINAGTSKDTRRVYLTSSTDEGKTWDTPKEITSTVKAPGWGWYATGPCHGIQITKGAFKDRMVVPCDYIEVGAGRRGNSHVIYSDDAGLTWKLGGKVPQLSGLNPNESTVAELADGRLMLNMRVGGNDYQRLASVSADGGITWSEAYDEATLVDPVCQGSLLSAMVNGSHRLFFSNPGATTRTSMTVRMSSNDGGDWDKKNLVFEGPSGYSDLVQLSNTHIGLLFEGGLSRYFNGIAFRQIPIANIK from the coding sequence ATGAAATTCATACATAAACTCCTGGCTTTATCCCTCATCACGCCACTGGCCTGGGCCTGCAACGACGATCCGGAAAAGATCTTCCCGAAAATCGAACCGCCGTCTTCCGTGCTGCCTTATGTTTTCCAGCAAGGAGCGGAAGGATACAGCTGTTTCCGCATCCCTGCCATCATCATGACAAAATCCGGCGACCTGCTGGCTTTCGCGGAAGGCCGCAAGAACGATTGCAGCGATGAGGGCGATATCGATCTCGTCATGAAAAGATCCCTCGATTCCGGCAAAACCTGGAGCAAACTGCAGGTCATCTGGAGCGACGCAGACAATACCTGCGGTAACCCGGCGCCCGTGGTGGACCAGCGCACCGGTACCATCCGCCTGCTCATGACCTGGAATTACGGGCACGACGATATCGGCATGATCAACGCCGGTACCAGCAAGGATACCCGCCGTGTATACCTCACTTCCTCCACCGACGAAGGCAAAACCTGGGACACGCCGAAGGAAATCACCAGCACGGTAAAAGCTCCCGGTTGGGGATGGTACGCCACCGGCCCCTGCCACGGAATCCAGATCACGAAAGGCGCTTTTAAAGACCGGATGGTCGTGCCGTGCGATTATATTGAAGTGGGCGCGGGGAGAAGAGGGAATTCCCATGTAATTTACTCCGACGACGCCGGCCTTACCTGGAAGCTGGGCGGAAAGGTGCCGCAACTCTCCGGGCTGAATCCAAACGAAAGCACGGTGGCGGAACTGGCGGATGGCAGGCTGATGCTGAACATGCGCGTAGGGGGCAACGATTACCAACGCCTCGCCAGCGTGAGCGCCGACGGGGGGATCACGTGGTCGGAAGCCTATGACGAAGCCACGCTGGTGGACCCCGTATGCCAGGGCTCCCTGTTGTCGGCCATGGTGAACGGCAGCCACCGGCTGTTTTTCTCCAATCCCGGCGCCACTACACGCACAAGCATGACCGTACGGATGAGCAGCAACGACGGCGGCGATTGGGATAAGAAGAACCTTGTTTTCGAAGGGCCGTCGGGCTACTCCGATTTGGTGCAGCTGTCCAACACCCACATCGGGCTGCTGTTCGAGGGCGGGCTTAGCCGTTACTTCAACGGTATCGCCTTCCGGCAGATTCCCATTGCGAACATTAAATAA
- a CDS encoding RagB/SusD family nutrient uptake outer membrane protein, with the protein MKKWTIRIWTVFLAAGILTGCKAILEVEPQSSITDEVFFRSEGDFEPYVAGIYTVIRSLANNVTYGTERGEELIAANNNRFSVAYMHTLSPASGALNYAEWYRGIGHVNLLLEKIQPFPFASNPDVKKRIQAEAFAQRAWFFFHLTRVIGDAPLMLQAVVNDDVPLLPRSSAADVMTQILADADMALELYKSMSAFSKTSYPSKYRFSYGSVLALKADALLWKAKVLGGGQPEFQEAVETITEIEATGVRLNENFKDVATVRATNNPEVLMAAYFQRDETPGGNYAKNALPFESILGSAINLNELPWVKSSGNGQGAYQISPLSRALFTNSADKRIPYTWVVEMTNTGPSFAWINKYPGNVYFDDRISDNDVIIYRLADILLLKAEAHAGLNQGSLAKAALDQVRLRAGTGEYTGALDKLSLEREILNERGRELFFENKRWWDLVRFHKGGTLDIYQYIPNLAGKTTPLFWPLNTTVLANNPKIDQTEGYK; encoded by the coding sequence ATGAAAAAATGGACGATACGCATATGGACCGTTTTCCTTGCCGCCGGCATCCTCACCGGATGTAAGGCTATCCTGGAAGTGGAGCCACAATCCAGCATCACGGACGAAGTGTTTTTCCGCAGCGAAGGTGATTTTGAACCCTATGTAGCAGGGATTTACACGGTGATCCGCAGTTTGGCCAACAACGTAACATACGGGACGGAGCGCGGTGAAGAACTGATTGCTGCCAATAATAACCGGTTTTCAGTGGCTTACATGCATACTTTGTCACCGGCTTCCGGAGCGTTGAACTATGCTGAATGGTACCGGGGCATCGGACATGTGAACCTGTTGCTGGAGAAGATCCAGCCGTTCCCTTTCGCTTCGAACCCCGATGTGAAGAAGCGCATCCAGGCGGAGGCTTTTGCCCAACGCGCGTGGTTTTTCTTCCACCTTACCCGTGTAATCGGCGATGCGCCGCTCATGTTGCAGGCAGTAGTGAATGACGATGTGCCCCTGTTGCCGCGGTCTTCCGCGGCGGACGTTATGACCCAGATCCTGGCGGATGCGGACATGGCGCTCGAACTGTACAAATCGATGTCGGCTTTCTCCAAAACTTCTTATCCTTCCAAATACCGCTTTTCGTATGGCTCGGTGCTGGCGCTGAAGGCAGACGCTTTGTTATGGAAAGCCAAAGTGCTGGGTGGCGGACAGCCAGAATTCCAGGAAGCGGTGGAAACAATCACGGAGATTGAAGCCACCGGCGTAAGGCTCAATGAAAACTTCAAGGACGTGGCAACGGTTCGCGCGACGAATAACCCTGAAGTGCTGATGGCTGCTTATTTCCAGCGCGACGAAACGCCCGGCGGCAACTACGCCAAGAACGCGCTGCCTTTCGAATCCATTCTCGGCAGTGCCATCAATCTGAACGAACTGCCTTGGGTGAAAAGCTCCGGCAACGGGCAAGGCGCTTACCAGATCAGTCCGCTGTCGCGGGCATTATTCACGAATTCCGCAGACAAGCGCATTCCCTATACCTGGGTGGTGGAAATGACGAATACGGGGCCCTCTTTCGCGTGGATCAATAAATATCCCGGCAACGTATATTTCGACGACCGCATTTCCGATAACGACGTGATCATTTACCGCCTCGCCGATATCCTGCTGCTGAAAGCCGAAGCCCACGCCGGCCTCAACCAGGGGAGCCTCGCCAAAGCCGCGCTCGACCAGGTGCGCCTGCGCGCCGGTACCGGCGAATACACGGGCGCGCTTGATAAATTATCGCTTGAAAGGGAAATCCTCAACGAGCGCGGGCGCGAGCTGTTCTTCGAGAACAAGCGCTGGTGGGACCTTGTGCGTTTCCACAAAGGCGGAACACTCGATATTTACCAGTACATCCCGAATCTTGCCGGCAAGACCACACCGCTTTTCTGGCCGCTCAACACCACCGTGCTGGCCAACAACCCGAAAATCGATCAAACGGAAGGATATAAATAA
- a CDS encoding dihydrodipicolinate synthase family protein, with product MRIQGLIAATFSSFHADGSPDLTRIPSLVDQLIADGVKGVFICGTNGEGPNLTIEERMQIAEAYVKAVDKRCLVLVHVGHPAIAEARKLAEHAQRIGADAVSAVAAFYFKPSSAQNLTDCMAQIASAAPELPFYYYHIPAITGVAMDLLEFLQLAETAIPNLAGIKYTASTLHEYQSCVQYGNGKFDILFGYDELLLPALAVGAKGAIGSTYTFAAPLYRKVVACFEAGDMQAAQQWQYEAVRMIRCLGRYSPIPTQKAILKILGTDLGPCRLPLAQLSPQQAEDIRLYLEEIRFAETLHAAGASLQGSVASGHHSPHKS from the coding sequence ATGAGAATTCAAGGATTGATCGCCGCCACATTCAGCTCTTTTCACGCAGACGGATCTCCCGACCTGACGCGCATCCCGTCGCTGGTAGACCAGCTGATCGCCGACGGCGTCAAGGGTGTATTCATCTGCGGCACCAATGGCGAAGGGCCTAACCTCACCATCGAAGAGCGGATGCAGATCGCGGAGGCGTATGTGAAAGCCGTTGATAAACGTTGCCTGGTGCTGGTGCATGTGGGCCACCCTGCTATCGCCGAGGCGCGCAAGCTCGCGGAACATGCGCAACGCATTGGTGCAGACGCCGTTTCCGCCGTGGCGGCGTTTTACTTCAAGCCGTCGTCGGCGCAAAACCTGACCGACTGCATGGCGCAGATCGCTTCCGCAGCGCCGGAGCTGCCTTTTTATTACTACCATATTCCCGCCATTACAGGCGTAGCCATGGATCTGCTGGAATTTCTCCAGCTGGCGGAAACAGCGATCCCCAACCTGGCGGGCATCAAATACACCGCGTCTACCCTGCACGAGTACCAGTCCTGCGTGCAATACGGCAACGGCAAATTCGATATCCTTTTCGGGTACGACGAGCTGCTGCTGCCCGCGCTGGCCGTGGGCGCAAAGGGCGCCATCGGCAGTACCTACACGTTTGCCGCTCCGTTATACCGCAAGGTGGTAGCGTGTTTCGAAGCGGGCGATATGCAGGCGGCGCAGCAATGGCAATACGAAGCGGTGCGGATGATCCGCTGCCTGGGACGGTATTCGCCGATCCCCACGCAGAAGGCTATCCTGAAAATACTGGGTACCGATCTCGGGCCGTGCCGGTTGCCGCTGGCGCAGCTGAGCCCGCAGCAGGCGGAAGATATCCGCCTTTATCTCGAAGAAATCCGGTTCGCGGAAACGCTGCATGCTGCAGGGGCTTCCCTGCAGGGGAGCGTCGCGTCCGGCCATCATTCCCCTCACAAAAGCTAA
- a CDS encoding sialidase family protein, with translation MNGRMKIAAAIAVMAVLGLGACHSSRPAASAPAEETHVVFEPGGMYASMRIPALVVTRRNTLLAFCEARIGNASDWADMHLALRRSTDEGRTWSDIHVLDSFKQGPVGNPVPIVDDKGTVHLLYQKDYKDAFYISSEDDGKTWSQPRDITAVYDRFKPEYNWKVLAPGPGHGIQLKNGRLLSAVWLADSRKLTPRRSHAPSCMATIYSDDYGKTWQRGAIVADSSAVISNPNESQPVQLPDGKVLMSIRNVSKVKRRAFSVSADGISNWSTPRYAEALFDPTCMASIAAVKSADGKPALVFVNPDSRNIEKHPRKNLTAKASFDNGQTWTVSKVLNPGASGYSDLAAGPGNIIYCLYETNTKDNTGWNYSLVLKKFYTNWITR, from the coding sequence ATGAACGGAAGAATGAAGATAGCGGCCGCCATCGCGGTGATGGCGGTACTCGGCCTCGGCGCCTGCCATTCCTCGCGCCCCGCGGCATCCGCGCCCGCAGAGGAAACGCACGTGGTCTTTGAACCGGGCGGGATGTATGCTTCCATGCGCATTCCCGCGCTGGTAGTCACCAGGCGGAACACGTTGCTCGCTTTCTGCGAAGCCCGCATCGGCAATGCCAGCGACTGGGCCGACATGCACCTGGCGCTGCGGCGCAGCACCGACGAAGGCCGCACCTGGAGCGATATCCATGTGCTCGACAGCTTCAAACAGGGACCTGTAGGCAATCCTGTACCCATCGTCGACGACAAAGGCACCGTGCACCTGCTGTACCAGAAAGATTACAAAGACGCATTTTATATTTCTTCGGAAGACGACGGCAAAACCTGGTCCCAACCACGCGACATCACTGCCGTGTACGACCGCTTCAAGCCCGAATACAACTGGAAAGTGCTGGCGCCCGGTCCGGGCCACGGCATCCAGCTAAAAAACGGACGGCTGCTTTCGGCCGTGTGGCTGGCGGATTCCCGCAAGCTCACCCCGCGGAGGAGCCACGCGCCTTCGTGCATGGCTACCATATACAGCGACGATTACGGGAAAACCTGGCAGCGCGGCGCGATTGTGGCCGACAGCTCCGCGGTCATCTCCAATCCGAACGAAAGCCAGCCGGTGCAACTGCCCGACGGAAAAGTACTGATGAGCATCCGTAATGTTTCAAAGGTAAAACGCCGCGCATTCAGCGTGAGCGCAGACGGAATCTCCAACTGGAGCACGCCCCGCTATGCGGAAGCGCTTTTCGATCCCACCTGCATGGCCTCCATCGCGGCGGTGAAATCCGCCGACGGCAAACCTGCTTTGGTGTTTGTGAATCCGGACAGCAGGAATATCGAAAAACATCCCCGGAAAAACCTCACCGCCAAAGCTTCTTTCGACAATGGCCAGACCTGGACGGTATCGAAAGTACTGAACCCCGGGGCATCCGGGTACAGCGACCTTGCGGCGGGCCCCGGCAACATCATTTACTGCCTTTACGAAACCAATACGAAGGACAATACTGGCTGGAATTACAGCCTCGTACTCAAAAAATTTTATACCAATTGGATAACCCGTTAA
- a CDS encoding LamG-like jellyroll fold domain-containing protein translates to MKNSRYLFFYLAALLFAACKKDDAPANGVIREVIFESDKQEISAGDSIVFKDYSDGYVTHWNWTFEGGTPEASTLSAPKVIYDEPGIYEVTLEVRNADMEKVLTKKAYIKVDYNRVRADFTSAAAVYFQQEDVPFRDTSAGRPETWAWEFTPVHGGATLRSTVQHPVMRFSDTGFYRVTLRASNPQFADEVVKENFIRILDPSSISADFTSDQPATYAGGKIRLKDASVGKPSAWEWKVEGAETFTSTEQEPEFTFTQPGRYKVTLTVRNPFNSNTKTADKFLLVVPADDLSAFVPFNYTAVDAGPNAIATSAVGGGVTFGQSDRLGKPGQTATFNGSSGILLADHAALNFGTGNYTISVWVKTTSTAKMMLWQESGRNGAKDNQTWLRLNDNANDRQMRFCLEDGSGSTIMNLGGTGKVNDNAWHHVVAVRDGLTTLVYIDGIRVGMTTAPALRNVSNGQDFKIGFQEGAAANSSYFAGEIDDVIIYRKALTEAEVQALHQL, encoded by the coding sequence ATGAAAAATTCCCGTTACCTGTTTTTTTACCTCGCGGCGCTGCTATTCGCCGCCTGTAAGAAAGACGACGCGCCGGCGAACGGCGTTATCCGTGAAGTGATCTTCGAATCCGACAAACAGGAGATCAGCGCGGGCGACAGCATCGTGTTCAAGGATTATTCCGATGGCTACGTTACGCACTGGAACTGGACGTTCGAAGGCGGCACGCCGGAAGCCTCCACACTGTCGGCCCCGAAAGTGATCTACGACGAGCCCGGCATTTACGAAGTAACGCTGGAAGTCAGGAATGCGGATATGGAGAAAGTGCTTACCAAAAAAGCGTATATCAAAGTGGATTACAACCGCGTGCGCGCCGATTTCACGTCGGCCGCGGCGGTGTATTTCCAGCAGGAAGACGTACCGTTCAGGGATACCAGCGCCGGCCGGCCGGAAACCTGGGCTTGGGAGTTTACACCCGTGCATGGCGGCGCCACGTTACGTTCCACAGTGCAACATCCCGTGATGCGGTTCTCCGACACCGGGTTTTACCGCGTCACGCTCAGGGCTTCCAACCCGCAGTTTGCCGACGAAGTGGTGAAGGAAAATTTCATCCGGATACTGGATCCTTCTTCCATCAGCGCCGATTTTACCAGTGATCAGCCCGCAACGTATGCGGGTGGGAAGATCCGGTTGAAAGATGCTTCGGTCGGGAAACCTTCGGCCTGGGAATGGAAAGTGGAAGGCGCGGAAACATTCACTTCCACCGAACAGGAGCCTGAATTCACGTTCACGCAGCCGGGCCGCTATAAAGTAACGTTGACCGTCCGGAATCCTTTCAATTCGAATACGAAAACCGCCGATAAATTCCTGCTGGTTGTTCCCGCGGATGATCTTTCCGCATTCGTTCCCTTCAACTATACGGCTGTCGACGCCGGTCCCAATGCCATCGCGACTTCCGCGGTAGGCGGCGGCGTAACCTTCGGGCAAAGCGACCGTTTGGGCAAACCGGGGCAGACGGCTACATTCAATGGCTCTTCCGGCATCCTGCTTGCCGATCATGCGGCGTTGAATTTCGGAACGGGAAATTACACGATTTCAGTTTGGGTGAAGACAACTTCCACGGCAAAGATGATGCTATGGCAGGAATCTGGCCGGAATGGCGCCAAAGACAACCAGACCTGGCTTCGCCTCAACGACAACGCCAACGACCGCCAGATGCGCTTCTGTCTCGAAGACGGCTCGGGTTCCACTATCATGAACCTCGGCGGAACGGGTAAAGTGAACGACAACGCATGGCATCACGTGGTAGCGGTGCGCGACGGGTTAACGACGCTTGTGTACATCGACGGCATCCGCGTAGGCATGACCACCGCACCGGCTTTGCGCAACGTGTCGAACGGCCAGGATTTCAAAATCGGTTTCCAGGAAGGGGCTGCGGCGAATTCCTCGTATTTTGCCGGTGAGATCGACGACGTGATCATTTACCGCAAAGCCCTCACGGAAGCGGAAGTGCAGGCGTTGCACCAACTGTAG
- a CDS encoding carboxypeptidase-like regulatory domain-containing protein: MTLLRLCCCCLLLLVALPGFSQSGEGAVTGIVRDSATREPIIGVSVSVKGTSRGTVTDVNGRYRLQVSAATETLVFRMINYALQEIPVGNRREINVDLAETSSQLGEVLIVGYMEQSTRKNTAAIAKMDVAELKNNPNPNPVQAMQGKIAGVSIPITQGQPGIGATNILIRGGTKPNVYGSGLGTNNGAAVGATGSSPLVVVDGVFRSLNDINPDDIESFQVMKDAASTAIYGARGANGVIVIKTKKGKLNARSSVTLSHRSTWETQARDYNYLSAEEYLRLARITVANTSDAIQKATLLNNGGFSAGTRVYTRPGDYGKNIYYTALYDNIVQVEGQAYVDNLLNRGWRVMDDPINPGTKLLFKDNNYQDELWETGLSNNTNLTLNGGTEKADYNFSMGYTDQKGVLVGTRYKRYSALGNFGYQASDRLRLDFMVNYQHTKPNYVDNYQNDLVRSIRITPLIRTFKDDGNPMPGELYTVRNRFHMLKYDDIRTSTERLVSRVAADLTIAKGLHWKPSISYVIDDYKELIMRKATPPTKFSLPRSVSKMTIRTMRAS; encoded by the coding sequence ATGACATTGCTAAGATTATGCTGCTGTTGCCTGCTGCTGCTTGTTGCGTTGCCTGGCTTCAGCCAATCCGGGGAAGGAGCGGTGACCGGCATCGTGCGCGACTCCGCCACACGGGAGCCTATAATCGGCGTGAGCGTGTCCGTCAAGGGCACGTCGCGGGGCACCGTTACGGACGTGAACGGCCGGTACCGGTTGCAGGTGAGCGCCGCCACGGAAACGCTGGTGTTCAGAATGATCAACTATGCCTTGCAAGAAATTCCGGTAGGTAACCGCCGTGAGATCAACGTTGACCTTGCCGAAACTTCGTCACAACTTGGTGAAGTGCTGATTGTGGGGTATATGGAACAATCGACCCGCAAGAATACCGCTGCCATTGCCAAAATGGATGTGGCGGAGTTGAAGAACAACCCTAACCCGAATCCGGTACAGGCGATGCAGGGTAAAATTGCCGGCGTATCCATCCCGATCACGCAGGGGCAGCCCGGTATCGGGGCTACCAATATCCTTATTCGCGGCGGCACAAAACCCAACGTCTATGGGTCGGGTCTGGGAACAAATAATGGCGCGGCGGTAGGCGCAACCGGCAGTTCGCCGCTGGTGGTGGTCGATGGCGTGTTCCGCTCCCTTAACGATATCAATCCCGACGATATCGAATCGTTCCAGGTGATGAAGGACGCGGCATCCACGGCGATATACGGCGCGCGCGGCGCCAATGGCGTTATCGTCATCAAAACGAAGAAGGGAAAACTCAATGCACGCTCATCCGTGACGCTTTCCCACCGCAGCACCTGGGAAACCCAGGCCCGCGATTACAATTACCTTTCCGCGGAAGAATACCTCCGACTGGCGCGCATTACCGTCGCCAACACGTCGGACGCCATTCAAAAAGCGACGCTCCTCAACAATGGCGGCTTCTCGGCCGGAACACGGGTGTACACCCGCCCGGGGGATTACGGCAAGAATATTTACTACACCGCTTTGTACGATAATATCGTGCAGGTGGAAGGCCAGGCTTACGTTGATAACCTGCTGAACCGCGGCTGGCGCGTGATGGATGATCCCATCAATCCCGGCACCAAACTTTTATTCAAAGACAACAATTACCAGGACGAACTCTGGGAAACCGGTCTTTCCAACAACACAAACCTCACCCTCAATGGAGGCACGGAAAAGGCTGATTACAATTTCTCCATGGGATATACCGATCAGAAAGGCGTACTGGTGGGCACGCGTTACAAGCGCTACAGCGCGCTGGGTAACTTCGGCTACCAGGCGTCCGACAGGCTGCGGCTGGATTTCATGGTCAATTACCAGCACACAAAACCCAACTATGTGGACAACTACCAGAACGACCTGGTGCGCTCGATTCGTATCACGCCGCTCATCCGTACTTTCAAGGACGACGGGAATCCCATGCCGGGGGAGCTGTACACGGTCCGTAACCGCTTCCACATGCTGAAATACGACGATATACGCACTTCCACCGAGCGCCTCGTTTCGCGCGTGGCGGCGGACCTGACGATCGCAAAGGGATTGCATTGGAAACCGTCGATTTCCTACGTGATCGATGACTATAAAGAACTGATCATGCGGAAGGCTACGCCCCCGACGAAATTCAGCCTTCCACGCAGCGTTTCAAAGATGACTATACGAACAATGCGCGCCAGCTGA